The Anaerobacillus sp. CMMVII region TGGGGGACGTGTACGACCGCATTCCTGAGGAATATATTGGAGAAGACATTGTCTTTTAAGCATCAGTTTTGATCCAATGATAGACGATCCAGCGACGTTAGATAGATATAAAGACTTCTTTAATAGTGATGGAGAAACTTGGAGGATGGCAAGAATTAATGATCAAGGTGAATTAGATACTTTGCTGAAAGAATTTGGGGTGATTGTTATTCCAGATGGTTATGGAAATTATGTTCATAATTCAGCGTTTTATTTAGTTAATAGACAAGGGACTCTCACCAACATTATGGACTTTACAAAGGTAGAAGAAGCTGCAAACACAGTTATTACGATACTTGAAAACGATAAGGGGGAGTAGGTGATGGAACAATTTAAGTTAGGTTTAGCCTTATTTATTTTCTTAGCTATTCCTCCTGTTGCTAAATTTATGGAATCGGTCATGGTCATTCATATGCATATGCAAATGCCAATGCTTATTATAGCAGGTCTATTAATGGCACCTTTCTTCCAACAACGATTTCCTCATTTTTTTGAAAAATGGAATCAAAATGGACTACCAGGAATTTTATTGTTTATCATAATTATGGGCTATTGGTTGTTACCAAGAACGATGGATGAAGCATTAACGTTACAAGCAGTAGAAGTATTTAAGTTTATAAGTTTACCATTTTTAGCAGGGGTACCATTGCGTGATAGTTGGAAAAAGCTTAGTGATTTTCGAAAAAATACAGTCATCACTTTTTTTACGGTCGTATTTTTAGGGATGGGTTTACTTTATATACTTGCCCCCGACCAATTATGTAATAATTACTTGATTATTGAGCAGCTAACGCTTGGTTGGGCATTTGTGTTAACGGCAATTGGTATGGTCATTTACCTCTTGTATGTAGCTTTTGTAGATCCCACTCAGTACGAGTAATCTGATATACTTGAAAGGCAGTTAGTTTGCAGTACTTTTAGGAGGCAATAAGGATGAATAAACAAAACATAATCTCTCAACAGCAGGGAGTGGAAACTCCGGATTCATATTTTAATAAAAAAATGCAATGACTCTCATTAGTGATTTAAAATCATTACTGAAAGGGCCTGTTTTAATCGCAAATGTCCTACCGGTTTTTACGGGTTTTTGGTTAGCGTTGTATTTTTCGAATGCCTCCTTTAATGAATACTTGCTTATGTTCATCTTAACAATTGCCGGAAGTACGTTTGTAATGGCTGGTGCACTTGTATTAAATAATTGGTATGATGTCGATATTGATTCAATTATGGCAAGGACGAAACATCGCCCGACGGTAACTGGGAAAATCCCTTTGAAATTTGTATTGTATTTAGGTATTATCCTTACGCTCCTTGGGTTCGTTCTCTTACTTTTTACGACTGTTGAAGCAACAGTCTATGCATTTATCGGATGGTTTACGTATGTATTTTTATATACCATGTGGTCAAAAAGAAAGTATACGTTAAATACAGTGATAGGAAGTGTTTCAGGTGCAGTTACGCCATTAATTGGGTGGACAGCGATAACGTCTGGGTTTCATATTGTTCCTATCATATTATTTTCAATTTTGTTTATTTGGCAAATGCCGCACACATTTGCAATCGCCATGAGGAAATATGAGGAGTATAAAGCAGCAGGTGTTGCCATGCTCCCAGTGGTTCATGGTTTTAAAGTGACTAAAAGACAAATGGTTGTTTATGTTGCCTGTTTACTACCTTTACCATTGTATTTAATACAGTTTAGTTTAACCTTTGTGATTATTGCAACAGTGCTTAATCTTACGTGGCTAGCATTAAGTATTAGAGGATTATTTACGAAAAACGACCAAAAGTATGCTTATATTAGCTTTCTTTACTCAGTTAATTATATAACAATCATATTTCTTCTTATGGTAATTGTAACGTTTCCGATATTTAAATAGCTCTCAACTCGAGACAAAATTTTTAAAAAGTCTTTCGACAGTTTACGAACTGGGGGAGGCTTTTTTAGATAGATAAGAAAGATAAGAAAGTATATGCGTTTCTAGTACTTGGTGTCTAGCTTCAGGCGCCATCGGCTCGAGGTCAAATAACCTGCCAGATATAAAAGTGAAAAGCGCACTTTTAATCTGACAGAACATTTGCTTGTCGCCGATAGGCGGGCGCCTTGCGCTTTTCTTATATGTTTTACTCAAATTCATTATTTTTGCAACTACATATAGATGATATAACTCGGTTAAGATCATTATGAAATTTACTCAAAAGTATTCCTGCTGCAGTATATCGGCAACTGTTAGTACCTTCGATGAAATCAAACTCATAATGTGTTATAAAGGTAAATAAAGGTGAATCATTCCAATTTTATAGTAGAGGAGAAATTATGTTGGCTAGTATATTAATCATAGAAGATGAAAAGAAAATTGCTAGGATACTTCAACTTGAATTGGAACACGAGGGCTATGAAACGGATGCAGCTTTTACTGGTTTGGTTGGGTTAGAAAAGTACAAAGCGAAAACATGGGATTTAGTTTTGCTTGATGTTATGTTACCTGAGCTCAGTGGGTTAGAAGTTTTAAGAAGAATACGTGCCACAGATTTGCATATTCCGGTTATTTTATTGACAGCAAGAAATTCCATTCCTGACAAAGTAAGTGGTCTTGATTTAGGGGCAAATGATTATATTACCAAACCCTTTGAAATTGAAGAGCTTTTAGCAAGGGTAAGGGCTTGTATCCGTACATCCCACTCACGTTCGTTTCAAGATGATGTTCTGATCTGTCAAGACATAACAGTGAATGAAAAAACGAGAGAAGTTCGCCGTGGTGAAGAAAGTATTGAGCTTACACCTAAGGAGTTTGAATTATTGGTGTTTTTTATACAAAATAAAGGTCAAGCATTAAACCGCGAGCAAATTATCACCAATGTATGGGGCTTTGACTATTATGGGGATACGAATATCGTTGATGTCTATGTACGCCATTTGAGAAAAAAGTTAACTATTGTCGATTCCTTACAAACAATCCGTGGTGTAGGTTACCGCTTAAAGGAGTAGCAGAATGAATATTAAACGTAAAATTCTCTTGTTCTCGATTGTCTGGCTTGTCGTGATGTTATTACTTATTAATGGCTTTATTTTTCTATTGTTTCAAAAAAACATCTTCGATAACGAGACACAAAGAGTTACGGAACATACACGTACAGTAGTTGCAGCAACAAACCAAGCAATAGCAGTAAATGGTGACATACGGGCTTTGTTACGTGCCTATCTACCGACCAATGGTATGATCAGGATCATTACAGAAGAAACAACTTCGATCCTTACGATATCTAAAGAAGGTTATATGCTTGAACTACCAACAAAGTACCAAAACCAACAGTCAGTAGAGGTCCGAACCTTTCATGATGTTCCCTATGCGGTGGTTTCCTTTCCAATTATTTGGACAGACGGAAGTGTCGTGATGCTTGAAGTGACTGAGAGCCTAGAAGGGTCTAAGAATTTAATGCGGTCATTATTGATCGTTTTAACGATTGCCTCCCTAATGGTCTTGGTTCCAGCGTTATTTTTAGGAAATATGTTAAGTAGGCTTATCCTAACGCCAATTAAAGTATTAACAAATACGATGAAGCAAATCCAAGCTACTGGAGAATATAAAAAGATCGAACTTAACTCAGCCTCTAAAGATGAACTTTACACAATGGGGGAAACCTTTAATCGTATGATTGATATTTTGGAACAGAACTATCAAAAGCAACATCAGTTTGTTTCTGATGCTTCCCATGAATTAAAGACTCCGCTGACCGTTATTGAGAGCTATGCAAGTATGTTAAAACGTTGGGGAATGAAGAAACCAGAGCTTTTAGAGGAAGCGGTTGAAGCTATTTACTCTGAGGCTGTCCGTATGAAGGATATGACTGAGCAAATGTTGCAATTGGCAAACGAAGACTCCAAGTTCACGCTTGAAATAAAAGAGGTAGATTTGCTTACTTTATGTCAGCAGGCAAGTCAGCATATAGAGGTTTCGTTTA contains the following coding sequences:
- the cyoE gene encoding heme o synthase, whose product is MTLISDLKSLLKGPVLIANVLPVFTGFWLALYFSNASFNEYLLMFILTIAGSTFVMAGALVLNNWYDVDIDSIMARTKHRPTVTGKIPLKFVLYLGIILTLLGFVLLLFTTVEATVYAFIGWFTYVFLYTMWSKRKYTLNTVIGSVSGAVTPLIGWTAITSGFHIVPIILFSILFIWQMPHTFAIAMRKYEEYKAAGVAMLPVVHGFKVTKRQMVVYVACLLPLPLYLIQFSLTFVIIATVLNLTWLALSIRGLFTKNDQKYAYISFLYSVNYITIIFLLMVIVTFPIFK
- a CDS encoding response regulator transcription factor gives rise to the protein MLASILIIEDEKKIARILQLELEHEGYETDAAFTGLVGLEKYKAKTWDLVLLDVMLPELSGLEVLRRIRATDLHIPVILLTARNSIPDKVSGLDLGANDYITKPFEIEELLARVRACIRTSHSRSFQDDVLICQDITVNEKTREVRRGEESIELTPKEFELLVFFIQNKGQALNREQIITNVWGFDYYGDTNIVDVYVRHLRKKLTIVDSLQTIRGVGYRLKE
- a CDS encoding cell wall metabolism sensor histidine kinase WalK; the protein is MNIKRKILLFSIVWLVVMLLLINGFIFLLFQKNIFDNETQRVTEHTRTVVAATNQAIAVNGDIRALLRAYLPTNGMIRIITEETTSILTISKEGYMLELPTKYQNQQSVEVRTFHDVPYAVVSFPIIWTDGSVVMLEVTESLEGSKNLMRSLLIVLTIASLMVLVPALFLGNMLSRLILTPIKVLTNTMKQIQATGEYKKIELNSASKDELYTMGETFNRMIDILEQNYQKQHQFVSDASHELKTPLTVIESYASMLKRWGMKKPELLEEAVEAIYSEAVRMKDMTEQMLQLANEDSKFTLEIKEVDLLTLCQQASQHIEVSFKREIFILEEGNSYQIWADENKLKQVVYILLDNARKYSQDSITIKLAEQENTCSFSIIDKGIGIPNADSEKIFDRFYRVDKARTRETGGVGLGLSIAKKIIDAHDGTITLASVEGTGTGVTVTLPKFSGGRNVNEIEK